The Rhododendron vialii isolate Sample 1 chromosome 8a, ASM3025357v1 genome has a window encoding:
- the LOC131335912 gene encoding cytochrome P450 736A117-like isoform X1 produces MFSLPLLSFYSLPFFFFFFFLFFIFYLFRFFSITSQKNFPPSPPKLPILGNLHQLGPYPHRSLRSLAQKYGPLMLLHFGNTPVLVVSSSLSAREIMKTHDQVFSSRPKLSIARRLLYDSKDVAFSPYGDYWRQLKSICVLHLLSNKRVQSFRGVREEETALMVEKIRSHSRSSLSSLVNMNDMLVTLTNNIVCRVAMGRKYDGAGEGKKFTELLGGAVELLGVSNVGDYIPWLAWINSITGFDAKVDKVAKGMDEFLEGVVEERRNLYKRKNGDSGRGSRDSEETQDFVDILLEIERENAAGCSTVQRDTIKALIMDMLGAGTDTTATSLVWTMTELLKHPKVMKKLQNEVREIARGKPNVTEEELEQMHYLKAVVKEALRIRAPVPLLVPRELIQDVRVMGYDIAAGTQVLINAWAIARDPSTWEDPEEFRPERFLNNSIDLKGHDFEFIPFGAGRRGCPGTLFAINVNELALANIVHSFDLSLPSGEDLDMTEVTGLAIHRKTPLIVVVSPSSF; encoded by the exons ATGTTCTCATTACCTCTCTTATCCTTCTACTctctccccttcttcttcttcttcttcttcttgttcttcataTTCTACCTTTTCAGGTTCTTCTCCATTACCAGTCAGAAAAACTTTCCACCTTCTCCACCAAAGCTCCCAATCTTGGGGAACCTCCACCAGCTTGGCCCGTATCCCCACCGCTCCCTCCGTTCACTAGCTCAAAAATACGGACCACTTATGTTGCTTCACTTTGGCAATACACCGGTCCTTGTTGTCTCCTCTTCTTTATCAGCTCGCGAGATCATGAAAACCCATGATCAGGTCTTTTCGAGCAGGCCTAAACTGAGCATTGCTAGAAGACTTCTGTATGACTCAAAAGACGTGGCGTTCAGCCCCTATGGTGACTACTGGAGGCAGCTAAAAAGCATTTGTGTCCTCCATCTTCTCAGTAACAAGAGGGTCCAATCCTTTCGGGGTGTGAGGGAAGAGGAAACAGCTCTTATGGTCGAAAAGATCAGATCTCATTCTCGTTCCTCTTTATCTTCATTGGTGAACATGAATGACATGTTGGTGACGCTCACAAATAACATCGTGTGTAGAGTGGCGATGGGGAGGAAGTATGATGGGGCGGGAGAAGGGAAGAAGTTTACGGAGCTTTTGGGGGGAGCTGTGGAGCTACTGGGTGTTTCCAATGTGGGAGACTACATCCCGTGGCTTGCTTGGATTAACAGTATCACTGGATTCGATGCTAAAGTGGACAAAGTTGCTAAGGGGATGGACGAGTTTCTGGAGGGAGTAGTGGAAGAACGAAGGAATCTCTATAAACGAAAGAACGGTGACAGTGGAAGAGGAAGCCGTGACAGTGAGGAAACACAGGACTTTGTGGATATTCTGCTTGAAATTGAAAGAGAGAACGCAGCTGGATGCTCTACTGTTCAGAGAGATACTATCAAAGCGCTTATAATG GACATGCTTGGTGCTGGAACTGACACTACAGCCACATCTCTAGTCTGGACGATGACTGAGCTCTTAAAACACCCGAAAGTCATGAAGAAGTTGCAGAATGAAGTGAGGGAAATAGCCCGAGGTAAACCAAACGTAACCGAGGAGGAATTGGAACAAATGCACTACTTGAAAGCAGTGGTCAAAGAAGCACTTAGGATACGTGCTCCCGTTCCATTACTCGTTCCGCGTGAATTGATCCAAGATGTCAGGGTAATGGGCTATGACATTGCGGCTGGCACACAAGTGCTAATCAATGCTTGGGCGATCGCGAGAGACCCCTCGACGTGGGAAGATCCTGAAGAGTTTAGGCCAGAAAGGTTCTTGAACAACTCAATAGACTTAAAAGGGCATGATTTCGAGTTTATTCCCTTTGGTGCTGGCCGGAGGGGGTGCCCCGGTACCCTTTTCGCCATCAATGTGAATGAGCTTGCGTTGGCAAATATTGTGCACAGCTTTGATTTGTCATTGCCCAGTGGAGAGGATTTGGACATGACTGAAGTCACTGGTTTAGCTATCCACAGGAAAACACCTCTAATCGTTGTTGTCAGTCCTTCCTCTTTCTAG